The DNA sequence TGACTGTTTCTTTCACCGACTCTTTGGTTTCAATAcctcttgtatatatatatatattcctccaAAGTTGATGGTTTTTGTATTTACTCCTCTAATCTAAGTTAAAACATATATATCCCTACAAAACTGAAAAAAACTTAAATATCATCATATCATTGTGTTTATTATAATAAACACAATGTGAATTTTGTGTTTATCTCTGTAAATTTAAGTTGTCAATGATATTATAGGGATACTAAGTGGTTTTAAACTTTAGTATTTTCTAAATTTTATTGGTAATCATGGCTGCCGATGGGAATGGCATATAGAAACAAAAGATCTCAAACTATGTAAATGCGAACTCCACAAAATTTGAAGGAACAATGGGATGGGCTGGAAAGCGAGTTGGATTTCTAAGTGACGATGACAGTCAACAAGGATCGACAAAGAAGATAAAGGAagggagagagagatagagagagggaaGGCGGAGCCGAATGTTTGAGTGGTGTTCGACGCTCGTCGCTATCGAAAGCCCTACCCGACCTCACGACGAGGCTAGGAAAAGCGAGCGAGAAAAGTGAAGAGCaaacaacaagatccatcaacttTGACTCCTCTTTTCATTCAGTTCTTGGAACCAGCCACCACGATGGCGACCACTCTTAGCCCTTCTCCTCATCAACATGTTTAAGAACAACGCATGTTTTCGTTTCATGCATGttcagaagaagagagagagagagagagagagagagagagagaaagctacTACTACATGCTCAAAAGAGTTTTCTTGTGATCAGATtagttctctctccctctctctctcgtgtTTATGTCAAGAAAGATAGTGGATGTTCACAAGAAACTACTGTGAACAAGATGATGCTCTCTCTTGCTGATTTATGCATCTTTCTGCTGTGTTTCCTACTGCTTATTTGGCTCTTATGGGTGTTCCTATGTGTGAGAAAATGCCTTGTGAAAACAGCCAGGGCACATGGGTTGTGTCTTTGAGGCTTTCAATCAACCATCTCACTTTTAGCCACCTCAAAAAGTGCTATATACAATAGCTGATCAGAAGTTAGTACATTAAAGATGCTGGCTTGGTTGTTCATGGACTTCACAATACCAATTATTGGACGGACATAAAAAAAGTGAAGGGGACTTGCATGATCAAACACATCTCTGTTTCTATGATGTTCTGACTTTTCATAAGGACCTATGTTTCAAAATCAAAAGATGCTGATTATAAATCTGAAAGATTTGACTGCTATTTCCAAAGGGGATCTAATATATACCTTAACATTTATTTCCTCTCATGAACAAGTCGGTCTAAGCCCACTTGACATGTGAATAAAAACCACCGAGTGTGTGGTATAAGCCCAAATGAAGAATGAATATTACTTTAAGAAAGAGAGACAAATATAAGATTTGAATTCATCATCTACTTTAATACTATCTTAAAGATTTTGAATTGAGTGACCACTAATTTTAAGAACTTAAagggtaaaataataataataataatacgacTCAATATATACTTCAACAATTTATCGAATTGAGAAGAATAACTGTTACCTGTATGTGATGTATCCTTCCTTGAGTTGGAGCTGGATTGATGTAAGGTAACCCTCCATGTTCCTCTTCAGTTGAGCAGTCCCAATCACCTCCAAGTTGCTGCAGTAACTATAATAATTACATTTACTTGAATACTCATTCCGAGTTTTAGCAAGTGGTATGGTTACCTTGACTATAGTGGTCCATCACCAAAGGTGTCATCACTTCTGGTCCATGTCGAGCATGGAGTAAATGCAGCTGAAAAGCATATGAGAGAAGGCAAATATGAAGAGAACCCTTCACTGACATGTGTTTATATTGCTATGTTGAGTTATGCAACCTTGGAGAAGAGTGCCTGCCAAATGATACCTTCATTAATTTCAGTATGGTACCATTAGCCTCTGTATGATAAACTTTAAACATATACATGTTCATAACAAAAGCAATTTAGGAAGATATGTCTTTGAGAATAATAGGACAAACATTGAATAGTGTGAATGGTTGGAAAAGTAACTAAAGCATGGGCTCCTCACTATGAGGTTGTGAGAGGACAGATGGATTGTTAGTGTGGTACATGTTTCAGTTTGGAAAATTTTCATTCTTGGTATCTGGAGGATCAAGAATATAATGACTGATTTTGATATTAATCTAAATCAACTTATTGTAAttctctatctttttttttttacaactgTTGAACAGATCTATAACATTTTCTGTTGTCATATTCAACTGATATATTGTGATTTAAATAAAATCGGAAGTTATCGATCCTAAAATCTTCttctcatcattatcatcatcatcatcaccaccaccaatCAACCATAACATAACTTCAAATCAGATACTTGTAGCAggtatattgaaaaaaaaaaaacctaaagtcAATATCAATGGAGGTTTATGCTAGATAAGTTGCTTATTATGTCTAATTCATTCGCTGATCATATAATGTTAGTATGATACTTGCAGATGTTGTAGATGAAATTCTTAGAGATGTGATCAGATAATATCAGTTGAGGGAACATTCCAAGCTTGAGCTTGAGAATAATAAATTCTCAAAGATGTTTAATCTCACGGTCTGCATGAAACTTTGATAGTCCAGTTTATCAAGCTCCTTAGAAATGACTCAGTTTCAGTCTCGTAGAGTTCTTCCCTCCTCTAAGGCGTATCGGTAAGCCTAATCTATTGAGTCAAGCTATAATTACAAAGGTAGTCTTTCAGTACCAGTTAGGTCTAATATCACTTGGAGAAATTAGGTCTTGCTAGGAAGATAGAAATGGGCACATCTACAAGAGTAGTGCCACCTGATCTAAAATTCCAATCTATTAATTCAAGAGCTCTCATATATCACTTCAACAAATACACAGTTCCTCCATGTGAGACTATTCATCACATGTGAATACCCAATGGCGCCTTCCTAACGCTGACAAAAGTGTACTAGGAGTTGAGAATTTGTCAACACTTTCAGTGACATTTTGTATTTCCAAAACACAGGAAGCTCAGAGTCCACTGAAGGTCTCATCTGTAACCTGTAAGATGTTAATGGCCTCAATGGCCACAGGCTGTTCTATCGAATATCTATGCAGGTGATTGATTGCAAGCGGATCACTTTCATAAGGCATATAAAGCACTTGCATGAGATTTGTCATGTCAAATGATCGAGTCATGGTAACTGTTCAGTTGGGCACAAACATAAAAGCATAATCCAAAAAGCGACTCAGGTAGATATTTGAGTGCAAGAAGAGGTCTATAAAAATGAATTAAACAACTTCAAATGAAATCTCACCATTGAAACATGTAAATCTCGTTCCTTCAGCATGAGAAACATGAACAGAGCTGGAATTCATGTAGATGCCACAGTTCGGTACAAGTCTGGTTGCTTTCTGCTGAAAAATATCTCAAACATAATCTGAAAGGAGAATAACAATTATCGAGGCTTTTGACATGAACTCGATGCATGTATAAATCATGGATCTTGTGTATACCTGTGACTTTGTCCAGAGTGTAAAGAAGTACCAGTCCTTTTTAACAAGCATAAATCGAGCAGGTTCTTCCTCATTGCGACGTATGGATCCCTCAGATGCTTGGCATATCAAACACAGGATGCATGCTGCACCCTCATCCAATCTCACTTTTCATCTCCAACACAAGATAGGAGCAATCCCAGCTCAGCAGTGCTCTGCTTGTCATCTTCCAGGCTTCCTTTGTGGGGCATATATAAATACCCGCCAGGGAGGGCAGATGTACAGCAATAGTTAACACGCACTCGAAGACATCCTCAGACTTTCTACTACTGAAATCTCACTTCCCCTGCTTTCCCTTCCCTCACTTCTTgggagaagagagaaagagagtcaCCACCAATCAACTTCAGCTTCAAAGACAACCATCTCCAAGCAAATTTATCCGTGTGCAGCTCTCTTCGCCCCCATTTTTGTTCTGCCATCATCAACATGATTAACATCACTAGCTAGCCAGAGTAGTGGCGGCGGAGGCAGCAGAGAAGTGATAGTGAGCGAGAGACTGACGTGAGAAGGGCTGCAAGCTTGAGAGATGATCTCGTGGCACGACCTGTACACGGTGCTAGCGGCGGTGGTGCCGCTGTACGTGGCGATGATACTGGCGTACGGGTCGGTGCGGTGGTGGGGCATCTTCACGCCGGACCAGTGCTCCGGCATCAACCGCTTCGTGGCCATCTTCGCGGTGCCCCTCCTCTCCTTCCACTTCATCTCCACCAACGACCCCTACGCCATGAACCTCCGGTTCGTCGCCGCTGACACGTTGCAGAAGCTGCTCGTCCTCGGGGCTCTCGCCGCCTGGTCGAACCTGCTCCCACACCGCCGCCCGCTCCCCGGCGGCGCCGCCCCTCTCGACTGGTCCATCACGGTCTTCTCCTTGTCCACTCTCCCTAACACGCTGGTGATGGGCATCCCCCTCCTCATCGCCATGTACGGGCCCTACTCCGGCTCCCTCATGGTCCAGATCGTCGTCCTCCAGTGCATCATCTGGTACACCCTCATGCTCTTCCTCTTCGAGTTCCGCGCCGCCCGCCTCCTCATTGCCGACCAGTTCCCCGACACCGCCGCCTCGATCGTCTCCTTCCGGATCGACCCCGATGTCGTCTCGCTCGACGCCGGCGCCACCGAGGCTGCCGCCGAGGTCAGCGGCGATGGAAAGATCCACGTCACGGTTCGCAAGTCGACGTCGTCGAGGAGGTCGGCGATGATGACCCCCCGCCCCTCCAACCTCACCGGCGCCGAGATCTATTCCCTCAGCTCCTCCAGGAACCCCACCCCGAGGGGGTCCAACTTCAACCACGCCGAGTTCTTCGCTATGGTCGGCGGGGGCGCACCCGCCCAAACCTTCCGCCCCTCGAGCTTCGGGGCCGCCGACATCTACTCCCTCCAATCCTCTCGCGGCCCCACCCCGCGTCCCTCCAACTTCGACGACGAACCCCATCGCCACCTCCACCACCCGCCGCCGGAGATTTCTGCCGCGGGGAAGAAGCCCTATCCCCAACCCAACCACCAGCATCACCACAACCGAGCAGGTGCCGCAACGGCAACGGCGACCGGGGCGGCGGCGGACGCAAAGGAGCTACACATGTTCGTGTGGAGCTCGAGCGCGTCACCGGTGTCGGAGGTGGCCGGCCTCCACGCTTTCGGCGGTCAGGACCTCTCCGCGTCGGACCTCGGCGGCCGCGCCGATCACGGAGCGAAGGAGATCCGGATGCTTCTGCCCGCCGAACTACCCCTCAACGGCCCCACGACCAAAGGTTTAGTTACTAACATATTATTATTCCAAACACCAATTAATACCCGTTTTCTTAAGCCTTAATCCCGACCATAATCCCAACTAATCTCGATTTAAATGTGAGCGGTTTACAGCAGCCGGTGAGGATTACCGCGCGGAGGAGTTCAGCTTCGGAGACGGGAGGAGGGGAGCGGATGACGGACGTGAGGAGAAGGAGGTGATCACACCTGAGGTGCTGCAGAAGCTGGAGGCGAAGGTCGTCGGAGGCCAAGGAGAAGAGAGGCCAGGCGGGGCCGTCCACCACCAGATGCCGCCCGCCAGCGTAATGACCCGCCTCATCCTCATCATGGTGTGGCGCAAGCTGATTCGCAACCCCAACACCTACTCCAGCCTCATCGGCCTCATCTGGTCCCTCGTCGCCTTCCGGTTAGCGTCAATACCACCACCTTCTGAGCGCCTTTACAGTACGCCATCGGTAGACAATGATAGCAGGACGCAGTGCTTGAAATATCGACCTGGTAATGAACTGTCTAAAGTTGTTGTCGTCGTTGATTTTGGGGTGCAGATGGCACGTTGCTATGCCGAAGATCGTAGAGAAGTCCATCTCTATACTCTCCGACGCTGGCCTCGGGATGGCCATGTTTAGCTTAGGTGAGTTATATCCACGGCTTGCTCAGCAAAAACTGGCTGTATCCGATGCTAATGTTTGTGAACTGGCAGGGCTGTTCATGGCGCTGCAGCCGCGGATAATAGCGTGCGGGAACACGGCGGCGGCGTTCGCGATGGCCGTACGGTTCCTCACCGGGCCAGCGGTGATGGCCGCTGCGTCCATCGCCGTCGGGCTGCGCGGGACCCTCCTCCACGTGGCAATCGTTCAGGTTACTGCTCCGCTCTCGTGTTCTCTTCCATCTTCGGCATTGCCACTAGCTGTTCGGCCGTCCGATTTGACGGGATGGGAATGGAACGAACAGGGCTCGGTGTCTGTCATGTCACCACTGCCGTCTGATCTCTTCTGACACTGCGATCTCGTCGCTTGTCTATTCTCCTTGTACGATCAATGATCGTGTGCACACACGTCCGCATGCTGTGTTGCTTGGACCACAGGGGGAAGACTCACATGCCATGTTCTTGTTTGTGTGTTTTAGGCGGCACTTCCGCAAGGCATCGTGCCCTTCGTGTTCGCCAAGGAGTACAACGTCCACCCTGCCATCCTTAGCACGGCGTAAGCAGAAGACAAGCGAACAGTAACAAGAAGCAGTCGGTCTTTGTGAATTCACTGAGCATATCTCCTAACTTGCAGGGTTATATTCGGAATGCTGATTGCTCTTCCCATCACTCTGGTCTACTACATCCTACTCGGACTGTGACGGGCTTCTTCCACGGCGATCCCCCACGGCTCAGCTTTGCGCGTCCATGCAAGGGAAACAGAGTGACCTGCCCGCCCGTGTCCGACTCGACTGGCACGGAAACAACGCAGCCACGTGAAGAGTATTAGTACGTGGATAATTAAACTCTCTCCGAGCTGCAGTGGCGTTGAATATTATTAGCTCTGTTCCAGAGGAAGAAAGCAGAACAAGGCTTCGTAGTAAAGGAACTGAGAAATGTTTTCTCCATTAGCTTTCGATTTTAGCTTGGCTTTCTGTGTTATTACTACAGTGTCTGCTTTCGGATGCAAAAAGGTTTTGTTTGGCAAATGACTCGAAGCATCTTTTGCGTGGAACATATACCATCTTTTTGAACGGGCAGCAAAGCTGCAAAAGCCCTCAGGATCGTCCTGCTCCTCTGTCTTGTATCGAATTCTAGCGGGAAGCATCTGTCGGCCCACCAGATCGCGACACGTCCCGTCGCGGTGTCGGGGTTGAGGCCATCGATCGGGATGCCAGCTGCACCGCGAGCTCATCTTCGGGGCGGACTGAGCTCAGCTTGAATGCTGCCAGTCCGATGCAGGCGGTGGGACGCATGGTGATCGGGGTGCAGGCGTTGATGGATGCTGGTCCACCACGAGAGCGAAGGCATCGTGTGCCTCCCGGTGGTCCAGAGGCACGGCCATGAGCGTGTGTGGGAGCTCCTAATCCTGCCGGGAACAGGGCCGTGTGCTGCACTAGTGTGTCGTGTGTGGAAACTCAACAGCCCACTCCTGCTCCGTAGACCAATCAAACCGAGCAGTGGGCGCGGTGGTCGATTATGAAGAAAGAGATGGTGAACATGGGGAGTCCATGTGTTGGTGCATGGAATGGGACTGTCTTCTTCCCGGTGGTCTCATTTGACAGTGGCTACAACTGCCTTTACTTCCTATATCTGCATCGTAGCTGCTCCATCAAACAATACCATCTGATGATGATGCCAAAAACAACTTGTTGAAACCTTCGCCTGTCGTGCTAAGACGACGGATTTCACATGGCAAAGAAGCTATCGAACGAGGACAAGAGGCGGAAAGCTGAGAGACAGAAAAAGGAGGGCCATAGTAAGGAGTCGTGCATGGACGTCACTTCACTTTCTCAAGCCCCACGCCGCACTTCCACGCCCTCCCATCACCGATCAAGTCACCCCCGGAGCAGCATATGCTACCGGCAACATTCTCCCATCACGCAGCACGAAGCGGCATGTAAGCTCCTTCTTCAGACATGGTTGTGGGGAGCAGCAGAGTCTACCGTCTTCGTGTAGAGCGTGGGATGGGGATTGGGCTTCATGAGAATAATTGCCGGGAACCGTGGCTTGGTGTTGCCCGCCCAACCCGCTACATCTTCCAGGAGCGTGCGTTGTGGGATCGGAGGGGAACACACGCAGTGGCGCGGGGTCTGCAATCAAGGGATTCGCTGCAGGTACAGGTGTCACTCCTTGAATACCTATCTGAATCTaaacccaaatccaaacccaattaaagAATCTTGAACTCTAACTATAGTTCTTCAGCTAACATCAGTGAAGAAAAAACACAATCAAAGATGTttatgttgaatttttttttttccctgaatACAACTATGGGGAAATCTTTCAATGATTTGGAGAAAGTTCATCATTCCTTTTTATCTACAAGTTGATTAATTTGAGCATGTCTCTCTCTGAATAGGAACTTTGGGTTATTCTGCCATAACAACAACTGCTTGGATATAACCAGacaatgtctctctctctctacaagaAAAAACTCCCATCACAGAAGGTTAATGTCAATTATTGCCTACTACAACAGTACATATAACATCATTAATTACAATGGTCCAGGCAGATGCAGCAACAATGAAAACTACTTGTATGTCAACTAGTTGATGACTGAGAAAGATGGGTTATGTGGGGTTGGGGGACCAACATACACACCTAGATACATGCTCCTTGTTCATGTTAATGGGTTGCATGGATCCTTTCTCTCTCACTCCTAGTTGCAAACATCAATCTTTAAGTTGCTAGTCAACCATAATTAGCCCAActtgcataagaactcttatgacacacatatatatattataggggGATTCTTGCTGTCATATACCAACAATCTTCTGGTGATACAATTTGATCTAGTATATATTTGTTTAAACATATCACAAAATATATGTTTTTAGAGTACTCAAAATGATATTACAAATGTGTATGAGTCACACAACAAATGTAATTTGAtggagtgtatatatatatatatctaaggaAGGTGGACTTGATTCTCAAGTCTGGTAGTTTCTCCTAAACAACATCATAAGCATTTTTTATCGACGAAAATATTTTCGTCGCGATCGTATTGTTGCACAATAATAATTTTCTTAACTATGATCAGTTTAAACAAAATCTTGAGCTCAAGTTCAGATGATAACTTGTCACTGGTGAAAACATCCTGTGCTAGTAGGACTGGTTAGGCTCAAAACACTTCTCTTGATTCCTTGTTCATGTTGCCAGAGAACAAAAAATAGAGAAGCATATCACCATCATTCTTGCTATCCTGTAAGCAAATTGTTCATGGAGTAGCTCAATTCAGGCAATCTCATCTAATTGCTCCTGAGAGAGAAAAGATGTTTTCGACGGCGGCAGCGACATTCTGCGACCGACTTCTTCCTAACGGATGGCCGATCAGGACGAAGAAGCCGATCGCATTCCCGACGACAGGATGGATCCAACAGGAGCCAAGAAgacggagaagagaagagaagagaggctTGCAGCTGCAAGTGTGGTTGCAGATGGCACAGCAATGGATTGGGTGGGTCCAGGCTTGGTAGGTCTCTCCATGCTGAGCCCATGTGGGAAATGGGTCCAATTTGGTGTGGCCCAAAGCCAGCTTTTGAGATGACATTATTGAGGAAGACTTGTCCTTTTTGACCTCTGTTTTGTGGCCATGCATTTAGAGGCTTCCTCTTTGGTGAGCTGGTGCTGATGTTGATGCAAGTGGCAAAGTTTGCAGCTCTTGGTCTTGATGTTGGTTTAAGGATCTCTCCATGGATAAGATAACAAGGATATGGAGCAAGAGAGGAAAAGCTGTGATGAGCTTTTCACATACTTTTAGACAAAGGCAGGCTTCTAATCATTGGTGTCTTCATCTAGCATTAGGTTTGAACTGTTCATGAATCAAAACACTTGTATTTTCCATTGGTCCCATTACAATTTAATACAATTTTGGTGTGTATTGAAGCAATTTATGTTGATGTTTTTTTTATGCGATGCGATATTATTAGGGGTTATTTTTAGCTATAAAAATGggttgacattaaaaaaaaaacaaatggatTAGTCTATGTAAAAAGATCATTAAGTTTTATtgaaataattttgatattttggaaaaaaatcaaaataatactaGTCTATATCGATAAGTTATAATTAGGATATTACGACTTATTATTGTTATAGAATACGATAGCATTCAACCAATATGCATCTTTCGAGAAAAAGATTATAAAGATAAAACCTAATTTTCTTTCTATGATTTAaacaaaaaattatcaaaaaatcaTGTGCATGTAAAAATGACATTGGATTCACTATAGCACTTTGATTCTTTCTTTAATTCCAGAAAATTGTAGGTTCCATGACAATCATCCGACGACAAAGCCATCAAAAAGAGATTCATTTGGTTCATTGTTCCAAGCATCGCACCTTTTTGACTCTAATGATTGtccttatgatctctcttttgattTGTGAATCATGTCTTTAAGCTTCCAATGAGTCAAAGAAGAAAGGGACATGAATGGCCATGGTGTTCCAAACCAGATGATtgatttactattttttttttctttctttcttttttctgtgGTTTGAGTGCCATCAATTTGCAGGACATTGGCATCACAATCACCCATTTTGGTATGTGGTTTTCTGCTTGGATCATATTGAGATGATTGATTTGATGGTACATGAAAAAGGATCAAAGCATATCAGGCCCAACTTATTAGCTGTAGTCATTCAATGAATCCATACTTAGCTAGTAtcgtcatcatcgtcatcatccttCTAACTTCAATGTTGAAGGGATTAATCGAACATAATTctgataataattttatgaaaagtTTACGTCTCAAAATTATCTATACCGAAAATCTTCTCGCCCAACATGATTCTCTCTGGTAAGTGTATTTTCGGAAATGAATCAAATCAGATTAGTATGCTTCTTTccttaataaaaaaaaagttaagttaaaaattaaattttaattagatTGGCCAACTTGGATTAGAGAATTGAATTTGGAGAACTATTTACAAAGTGGCAGAAGTAGCATGAATTAGTGTCAAACCATGCAAATGGATATGCCAAAACACATGCTAATGCTTGTGATTATGATAAATGGTAGTTCAAGCACTTACATTAAATTATCCTTTGAATCAAAACAGCAGAGTTCTGGCCCTTTTCTAATAGGTTAAACTTTTAGTATGACTAGTAATCCAATCCAAtaattcatcatggtatcagaatCCATGGAACTGTCTCTATTTCATTAAATCCAAATCAAGCACAGTAAGAGAAACCTAATATGGACTGAATAAATAACCCATGATGCtatcttttccttttattttctaccaTCATTACAATATTCTCTTCCATCAAAAACTATAGATGACAAACAAAAAAACAGGAAGCAACTCTTTTGATTAATAAATTAAGtacattgattttttttctttctaatattCATCTTGTATGCATACTCATGCAACATATTAAAATGAGCAACAGAAGCTGAGGCCCATCTAAGTAGCATCTCTATTGCTGACACAAAATTGCAGCCTTTCCTTGAACCCTCACTAAAGATCTTCTTCACAATGTCAAGTAGTTTGGCCCATTTTGGTGTGTGGAAGCCATTCCATGCCTTGCTGCCACCATGTCCCAATGACATCTCATACTTAAGCTTAGgccttactgatcataagagcacTCATACAACATACTTTGGGAGAGAAAGATGAGCAAGAAGACAGAGACAAGAGCTCCAAAATTAAAAACCAATTCAATTTATAAAGATAAGATGATAGTCAGAGTCACTCTTAAAAGTTAAAAGGTTACTATTTCAAATTTAGCCTCTTTTGGCTGTAAATTGATAAAGAAAAACAACAAAATGCTGACAGAAATTGAGGCTGCTCAAACCTCTAAGAATGATTAATATTTAAGATAACATCTTTTTAAACTACTTTGAGATGTCAACAACCCTTTGGTAAGGATTCAAACACAAAAATGAGTGGAAACAACtgctaatttcatatttgtaTATGTAGGCATTTTTGCTAGATTATCACTAATTGCAAATGTGAATCTGACCAAGGAGAATTGAAAATTGGTATACTAGAAAGGGAAGATAAAAAAGTAAAACAATTAGTATAGTGGATTTTTATATATGCTTCTCTTGagctaaattaaaaatttaacatcttgatttatgatttattgggtTTGGTAAGAATTTTAGAATTTTTGATCTATCATAAACGAAACGAAAGGATATGAAAAGATTCAAATGAGCATTATCGTTTATTATATCTTGATGTCATGTGATggctttcataattaatttgatgGCAATGATCAACTAAGTTATACTTTAGAATGGTGATTATATTTAGAGAGAGCTaacatatttaaattaataataatttaaaaatagagatcaataaaaataaatttaaatatatttataatacaaGAAAATTGAGTGTTATGAATGTTTTGGATAGTTTGTTGGTTCTATGATGTTTAAGAGATAAATACCGTAAATAATCTAAGTACTTGTATGAGATCTAtagtataattataattatataatttgacTAATTTAACGATGAAGAGTGAGGTTTTATTTAACATTTTAAGTATTCATTTTTAAGAATAGATGTACTTATTTTATTTTGAGATAGAAAAAGTTTAAAAGATGTGAATATACTTAAGAAATTATTTGATCTccataaaattatgataatatcattcatataaaccaatggatatataatatatttcttttattattgtaGGAATAAAGAGGTGTCAGACGTAGAGTTCACAAAGTTGATTGACATAAAAAAGAGCCAAGTTCAATATACCAATCTCTTAAAGCTTGACAAAGTTCATAAATAGCTTTTCATAGTTTATAAATATGGTTTGAAaattgagggtggatgaagctAAGGGATTATTGCATAGAACATATTCAATTAAGATCTCATATAAGAAAGCATTGTTAATATTTAGTTGGTGTATATGCTAGTCTTAAGTGACAACGAACTTAGGATAGTCGGATTGTCATCGATTTCATAACTGGACCAAAGGTTTATGTGAAATCAATACTAAGtcgttgatgaaactatttagccACTAGATATACTTTGTATTTGGTAATGGATCCATCTGAGTTTTATTTAATTCGAAAGATCCACTTATACCTAATAATA is a window from the Musa acuminata AAA Group cultivar baxijiao chromosome BXJ2-1, Cavendish_Baxijiao_AAA, whole genome shotgun sequence genome containing:
- the LOC103997297 gene encoding auxin efflux carrier component 3a-like, which codes for MISWHDLYTVLAAVVPLYVAMILAYGSVRWWGIFTPDQCSGINRFVAIFAVPLLSFHFISTNDPYAMNLRFVAADTLQKLLVLGALAAWSNLLPHRRPLPGGAAPLDWSITVFSLSTLPNTLVMGIPLLIAMYGPYSGSLMVQIVVLQCIIWYTLMLFLFEFRAARLLIADQFPDTAASIVSFRIDPDVVSLDAGATEAAAEVSGDGKIHVTVRKSTSSRRSAMMTPRPSNLTGAEIYSLSSSRNPTPRGSNFNHAEFFAMVGGGAPAQTFRPSSFGAADIYSLQSSRGPTPRPSNFDDEPHRHLHHPPPEISAAGKKPYPQPNHQHHHNRAGAATATATGAAADAKELHMFVWSSSASPVSEVAGLHAFGGQDLSASDLGGRADHGAKEIRMLLPAELPLNGPTTKAAGEDYRAEEFSFGDGRRGADDGREEKEVITPEVLQKLEAKVVGGQGEERPGGAVHHQMPPASVMTRLILIMVWRKLIRNPNTYSSLIGLIWSLVAFRWHVAMPKIVEKSISILSDAGLGMAMFSLGLFMALQPRIIACGNTAAAFAMAVRFLTGPAVMAAASIAVGLRGTLLHVAIVQAALPQGIVPFVFAKEYNVHPAILSTAVIFGMLIALPITLVYYILLGL